In Streptomyces sp. P3, one DNA window encodes the following:
- a CDS encoding PLP-dependent cysteine synthase family protein: protein MRYDSPLAAVGNTPLVRLPRLSPSADVRIWAKLEDRNPTGSVKDRPALHMVEQAEKDGRLTPGCTILEPTSGNTGISLAMAAKLKGYRIVCVMPENTSQERRDLLAMWGAEIISSPAAGGSNTAVRVAKELAAEHPDWVMLYQYGNPDNAGAHYATTGPEILADLPSITHFVAGLGTTGTLMGVGRFLRENKPDVKIVAAEPRYDDLVYGLRNLDEGFVPELYDASVLTTRFSVGSADAVTRTRELLQQEGIFAGVSTGAALHAAIGVGNKALKAGESADIAFVVADGGWKYLSTGVYTAATTEEAIETLQGQLWA from the coding sequence ATGCGTTACGACTCCCCGCTGGCCGCGGTGGGCAACACCCCTCTGGTGCGCCTGCCGCGGCTCTCGCCGTCCGCCGACGTCCGCATCTGGGCGAAGCTCGAGGACCGCAACCCCACCGGCTCCGTCAAGGACCGCCCCGCCCTGCACATGGTCGAACAGGCCGAGAAGGACGGCCGCCTCACCCCCGGCTGCACCATCCTGGAGCCCACCAGCGGCAACACCGGCATCTCCCTCGCCATGGCGGCCAAGCTCAAGGGCTACCGCATCGTCTGCGTGATGCCCGAGAACACCTCGCAGGAACGCCGCGACCTGCTCGCCATGTGGGGAGCCGAGATCATCTCCTCCCCGGCCGCCGGCGGCTCCAACACCGCCGTGCGCGTCGCCAAGGAACTCGCCGCCGAGCATCCCGACTGGGTGATGCTCTACCAGTACGGCAACCCCGACAACGCGGGCGCCCACTACGCCACCACCGGCCCCGAGATCCTCGCCGACCTCCCCTCCATCACCCACTTCGTCGCCGGCCTCGGCACGACGGGCACGCTGATGGGCGTCGGCCGGTTCCTCCGCGAGAACAAGCCGGACGTGAAGATCGTCGCCGCCGAGCCGCGCTACGACGACCTCGTCTACGGCCTGCGTAACCTCGACGAGGGCTTCGTGCCCGAGCTGTACGACGCCTCCGTCCTCACCACCCGCTTCTCCGTCGGCTCGGCCGACGCCGTCACCCGCACCCGGGAACTCCTCCAGCAGGAGGGCATCTTCGCCGGCGTCTCCACCGGCGCCGCCCTGCACGCCGCGATCGGCGTCGGCAACAAGGCGCTGAAGGCGGGGGAGAGCGCCGACATCGCGTTCGTCGTGGCGGACGGCGGCTGGAAGTACCTGTCGACGGGCGTCTACACCGCGGCCACCACGGAGGAGGCGATCGAGACCCTCCAGGGCCAGCTCTGGGCGTAG
- a CDS encoding MoaD/ThiS family protein, whose amino-acid sequence MAIEVRIPTILRQYTDGQKAVEGSGETLADLFTDLETRHAGIHARIVDEGKLRRFVNVYLNDEDVRFVDGIDTKLTDGDTVTILPAVAGGMA is encoded by the coding sequence ATGGCCATCGAGGTCCGCATCCCCACCATCCTCCGCCAGTACACCGACGGTCAGAAGGCGGTGGAGGGCAGCGGTGAGACCCTCGCCGACCTGTTCACCGACCTCGAGACCCGGCATGCGGGCATCCACGCCCGCATCGTGGACGAAGGCAAGCTGCGCCGCTTCGTCAACGTGTACCTGAACGACGAGGACGTCCGCTTCGTCGACGGCATCGACACCAAGCTGACCGACGGCGACACCGTGACCATCCTGCCGGCCGTCGCCGGCGGCATGGCCTGA